One Halobacterium wangiae genomic window, TGGTTCACCCGCGGCACATGGAAGAAGTCTCTCGTCGACACCTCGCCCGACCCGGTCTGACCACCCCGACTCACAATCGTTATACGGTCGCTCGCACTACGTGGCCCCGAGGGCGCGTAGCTCAGCGGACAGAGCACTTGGTTCCGGACCAAGATGTCGAGGGTTCAAATCCCTTCGCGCCCGCTTCTGCGACGAACGCACGAACAGAGACGCCCTCGTTCACGTCAGAGAACGGCCGAAACAGAAGCCTGAAGTACAGTCGCCGATTGGAATCGTGTGCGGGCTCGTAGATCAGCGGTAGATCGCTTCCTTCGCAAGGAAGAGGCCCTGGGTTCAAATCCCAGCGAGTCCATGGTTCTCCGAATCCTACGCGGCGAGCGGCGGCTACGGCGTCGTGAACGTGAACGTGTCGCGGGCGCCCGTGGGGTTGACGACGACGCGGGTGTGCGCGCCGTCGGCGAGCGTGACGTTCACGCGGACGCGCAGGAGCCCCCCGGGCCGCCACTGGTCGTCGTCGAGGACGGTCGTCCGGACGTCGGACTCGTGGTGGCCGTTCACGAGGACGGTGACGCCACTGGGGGTTCCGGGGAGGGTGCTGGCGCCGACGTTCTTCACGTAGAGCGTGAGCGTGTCGGTGTCGTTGTCGTACACCGCGGCCGGGCTGTCGGGGTCGCTGACGATGACGATCTCGGCGTCGGTCTGGGCGCTCTCGACGTCGCTGCGCTCCTCGATGGCGTTGCCGAGACGGCTCGCGCTCTCGGTCATGGTGCCCGCGAGCACCGCGGCGACGAGGATGGCAGCGATGAACAGCACGAGGTGTGCGGACGACACCGAGGCCATCAGGCCCACCTCGTGGTCGGAGCGCGCGCCATTGTCGTACGCTTCCGCGGGAGACGTTTCAATGTTCGTTCCGTCGGTCGGGACACGAGGCCCCTCGATAGCACGTGT contains:
- a CDS encoding flagellin; the encoded protein is MASVSSAHLVLFIAAILVAAVLAGTMTESASRLGNAIEERSDVESAQTDAEIVIVSDPDSPAAVYDNDTDTLTLYVKNVGASTLPGTPSGVTVLVNGHHESDVRTTVLDDDQWRPGGLLRVRVNVTLADGAHTRVVVNPTGARDTFTFTTP